Part of the Streptomyces sp. f51 genome is shown below.
ACGTGAGGGCGCGGGACGTGAGGTCGCGGGGGCGGGGCCGGGGATCAGACGTACGCCTCCAGGTCGTCGACCTGTCCGCGGACCTGCCCGATGAGGGCCGCGTAGCCGGGGGGCAGCAGCCCGTTGCGGTCCAACATGGCCCACATGTGCAGGAGTTCGCGTCCGTGGGCGACGACGGCGCGGTCGTCGTCGAGCTGCTGCCAGGCCGCCGCGGCCCGCGCCACCTCCGCGGGCGCCCGGCCGTCCCTGGCCCCGCAGCGGATCCGGGCCACGGCCAGCGCCAGCACGATGGCCTCCCGGTGGTCGCCGCGCAGATGCGCGAGGTACGCCTCGACGGCCCGCGCCTCCACGGCGTACGGGTGCTCGGCGCCCAGCGCGTCCGTCAGGCTCTCGCGCAGCTCGCTCGCGTCGGCGAACGCCTCGTCGAGGCGGCCGTCGGCGGCCAGCGCGTTGACGCGGGCGATCCGTTCGGTGAGGTCGGCGGGGAGAGCCGTGGTGAGGGCGGGAGCCGCGACGGCGGCCGGGTCCGGCATCTCGGCGCGTGCGGCGGCCGTGGCCCGCGCCCGGGCGACCGCGGTGGCGACGGCGGAGGCGCCTTCCGGGGAGGGCGCGGGAACGACGACGGTGGAGGGAACGCCCGCGGGGGCCGGGGACACGGGCCTGGTGGTCGTGCCCGCTCCCGTCTCCGGGGGCGCGGACCCGGGTCCAGCGACCGTGGCGTGACCCGTCTCCGGGGTCGCGGAACCGGGTCCCGTGGCCGTCCCGGCTCCCGGTTCAGGGGTCGCGGACCCGGGTCCGGCGGTGGTGGCCGGGGGTGTGGGATCGGGCCCGGCGGCCGTGCCGACTCCCGTCTCCGGGGGCGCGGACCCGGGTGCGGTGGTGGGCTCGGGTTCGGGCTGGGGTTCGTCGTCCGGGTCCAGGACTCGGCTGGATCCGTCCGGGCGGACCTCCAGCAGGAATCGGGCGGCGCCGGGGCTGTCGTACACCGTCGCCACGACGGCGGCGCCCCGCTCCCGCGCGTGCCCCTCCAGGCGGTCGAGGACGGCCTCGTGCACGGACTCGCCGGGCTCGGGGACCAGGGTGTTCCCGTCGATCTCGGCGAGCCCGTCGCCGGAGATGTACACATCGAAGCGGGTCATGGCCGTCCTCCTCAGGTGGTGGCCGGCGAGGGGCCGGCCGTGGTCGTGTCCGGGTCGGGCGTGACGCCCGGGGTGGCGCCGGAGGGAGGTGCGCCGATGCCCTGGTACTTCGCGAACTGGGCCCGGATGGCGAGGACATAGCCCTGGGCCTCGTTCGTCCGCGGCACGCCCCTGGCCGCGCGGACGGCGTCCATCCCGACGTCGTAGCCGGCCAGCGCGAGGTCCAGGACCGTGTTGGTGGTCCCGTTCCCGTCGCTCTGGTCCACCTCGCCCGCGTCGATCATCTGCTGGCCCTGCTTGGCCAGTTCGCACAGGTAGCGGCCCTGCGCCATGATCGAGTCCTTCGCGTCCAGGGCCGAGGTCTTGCCGTTGCCGTCGTCGTCCTTGCCGTACTGGGTGAAGACGTCGGGCGGCAGCTGCGAGAGGCCCTTCTCGCCGTTCGGGCCGACCAGGGCGCTGTTGAAGCCCGACTCCTTCTCGATCTGGGACGCGATGACGATGGGGCCGATGGCGCCGCACAGTTCACCGGCCTTCTGGATCGGGTCCACCAGGTCCGAGGGGACCGTGGACGTGTCCAGCTCGCCCTTGCCGTCCCCCTGGAAGATGCCGAGGGTCTGGTCCGCCGTGTCCTGACTGGGCGGATCGCCCCCGCCTCCGTGGAACAGCAGATACAGCGCGATGAGCGGGGCCAGCAGGACGCCGAACCCGCCCAGGATCACCACGACGACCAGCGTCCCGGCCAGGGCGAGCGGTGACAGCAGGCAGCCGCAGCCGGTGCCCGCGATGATCCCGTTCCGTACGGCGGCCGACGTACCGCCTTCCCCGCTCTCCTCGCTCATGGGCGCCCGCCTTCTTCCCCTCGCCTTGAACCGCTGTGGCCACACGGCCCGTTGTGCTGTCCGACGGGCTCGACAGATCCAAACGGGCCCCGGGGCAAAGAAGTTCAAACCAGTGGAAACCAGATGAGCCAGAGCAGCCGATCAACGAGCGAAGAGGGGGGCGGGGCACACATGGGCACTCCTTCGGCGATGCCGTCGGGCCCGGGGGCATGGGTACGGGGGCCGAAGAACCCGCGGCAGACGTCACCGGAAGCACGACCCGCCGCTCCCGGGGCGGAAGGGACCGGCCCGGCGCCGGCACCTCAGACCCCGGCCGCCGCGGCTCCGGCCGCCCCGGCTCCGGCCGCCCCGGCCACCGCGGCTCCGGCCACCGCGGCTCCGGTCACACCGGCCGCGACCGTTCAGGCCGCCCCGACCCCCGGCGTCGGGGCCGCGCCCGCGTCCGGTCACGCCCAAGTCCCCGCAGGACAGCAAACGTTCAGCGCGGCGGGCCCGGCACAGGCCGCGGCGCCCCGGCCGAAGGCCGTCCCGGCGCGGTCCGCTCCCGGGCGGCGTACGGCACAGGCTCCCGCCCAGGAGCCGTCCTGGGGCCGGCCGAAGCGGCCCAGGGCCGCGCGCGGCACGTCCCGCGAGGAGATCGGCTGGGTCAAGGCGCACGGCGGCTCCGGCGCGACCTCGCTCGCCGAGGTGTTCGGCGGCGTCGAGGTCGGAGCACGCTGGCCGGACCCCTCCCGCGGCGAGCCGCGCCGGGTCGTCCTGGTCGGCCGGACCAGCGCGCGCGGACTGCGGTCCGTCTCCCAGGCGCTCGGCGCGCTCAAGGACGGCGACGCCCCCCAGGGACTCGAACTGCTCGGCGTGGTCCTCGTCGCCGACGCCCCCGGACGGCTGCCGCTCGGCCTGCTGCGCCGCATCCGCGTACTCCGCTCCGTCGCCCGGGTCCACCGCGTGCCGTGGATACCGGCCTGGCGCACCGGCGGGCACCCGAAGTCCGTTCCCAGGCAACTCGCCACGCTCGCCGCACTGGTGGGCGCCGACCTCTACGGCGAGGGAGCCGTCTCGTGAACCCCTCCCCCCTCGACCCGCGCCTCCTCGCCGCCTACACCCCGCCCGTGGAGGCCGACACGATCCTCGGCCTGCTCGCGTGGTGCGCCTCGGCCTGCGGCGTCGGCGGGCTGATCATCGTCGGCATCCAGATGGCGCTCCAGCTGCGCCGGGGCGACCCGGGCGAGGGCGGCGAGCACTTCCGTGGCGTCTTCTTCGTCACCCTGAGCTGCCTGGTCGCCACGTGCGCGGGACCGCTCGTCGCGGCCCTGGGCAGCCTCCAGCTCCTCGGCCCCTGATCCCGGGCGTGCCGGCCCTGACCGCCCACCACGCGGACACGGCCTCCCGGCCCCCGGCCCCGGCACGCCCTCCCGCAAAGCCAGTCACCCCGCGCCCACCGCTTCCGGCGGGCGCCGAATCCCTCGGAGACCGTCATGTCCTCTCTGCTCGAAGCAGCCTCCAACGTCCTCGCCGCCGGCGTCCCGCAGCCCGCGGCCAACGCGCCCGGAGAGCTCACCTCCAAGGTCAACACCGTCCTCGGCATAGCCGCCTGGGCCGGTACCGCCGCCGGTGTCGCCGGGGTGCTGATCACCGGCGCGATGATGGCGGTGTCCGTCAAGCGGGGCGAGAGCTCAGAGCACATGAGCCGCCTCGGGATGGTGCTCGGCGGCTGTGTCCTCGTGGCCACCGCGGGCCCGCTGATCAGCTTCGTCTTCGCGTAGGCCCGGCGGACGGTCGTGATGTTCAAGCGCAGGGAGCGCCGGCTCGCGGAATCCGGGCCGTACTACAAGCAGCGCAGCTGGCAGCTGTCGGCTGGATTCCTGGCCGTCGTGGCCGTGGTGGGCGGGGTCGTCACCGTGCTGTCCGGCCCGGACACGACCACGGCCCACGCGAACGCCGCGGCCTCCTCCGGCCCGCTGGCCGGCCCGTCCGTGCAGGACGGCCGGCCCCGGGGCTGCCGTACCGACGACAGCGCGGGATCCGAACCGCCCAAGGCCGCGCCCAAGGACATCGCCTGGCGCACGCTCGGGGTCGCGCGGGTGCCCGTGTCCGCCTCCGCGGGGCCGACCCGGATCCAGGGGCCCCTGTGGTGGTGCTACGCGCACACGCCCACCGGGGCCGCGCTAGCCGCCCATGTCATCCCCTCGCAGATGAGCGGCTCGGACTGGCGCACCGTCACCGAGCAGCAGGTCGTCTCCGGCCGGGGCCGCGACATGTTCGAGTTCCAGCGCGCCACCGTCCAGAGCACCGACACGCAGAACAGCGGCACCACGGTCGCCACGTACGCGGGCTTCTCGGTGAGTTCGTACGCGGACCGGGCCGCGACCGTCCGGCTGCTGATCAAGAGTGCCCAGGGATACGCGGCGACCGACATCTCCCTGCGCTGGAGCGGCGGCGACTGGAAGGTCGTGGCCGACGACAACGGATCGCTGCACTCGCCGGTGTCGGCCGTCCAGAGCACCAACGGCTTCGTCCTGTGGGGGGTTTGACGTGAACTGCACGTCCGGGAATCCGGTCATCGACCTGGTGAAGGGGTTCTTCAGTTTCCTCGGCGATCCCATCGGGACCATCGTCGACCTGATCGCGAAGACCATCCTCGCGGGCGCGGTCGCGGTGTTCGCCGCGCTGACCACCAACGTCCCGACGCTGGAACAGACCCAGACGTCGAAGGACATCAGCAGCGACACGCAGTGGATCGTGGTCTACCTCGCCGTCGGCTCGCTGCTCTTCGCCGCCTGCCGCATGGCCATCGAGCGCAAGGGCGACGCGGGCCGCACGGCGTTGAAGGGCATCATGCGGGTGGTGCTCGTCTCGGGTGCCGCCACCACCGTCGTCGTGGCCGCCGCGGCCGTCGGGGACAGCTACTCCAACTACCTCTTCAACAACGCCGTACGGGACTCGCTGAACAACGTCGGGGCCTGCTCGGACGGCAGCGGGATCCAGTCCTTCCTGCTGCTGGTCCTCGCGTTCCTGCTGCTGATCGCGGGGATCGTCCACACGGTCCTGATGTACATCCGGCTCGGCGTGATGATGCTGCTGCTCGGCACCCTCCCGCTGGCCGCCGCCGCCTCGATGACCGACTGGGGTGCCGGCTGGTGGCGCAAGCACATCGGCTGGATGATCGCCTGGCTGCTCTACAAACCCGCCGTCGCCCTGGTGCTCAACGCCGGTATGGCGATGATCAATTCGGGCAAGAACAGCGGCACGGGTGACGTCAGCACGATCAACACCCGGATCGCCGGCATCGGGGTCATGCTGCTGTCGGCCATCGCCCTGCCCGCGCTGCTGAAGCTCATCGTGCCCGCGACCGCGGCCATGGGCACCGGCAACCCGATGTCCTCCATGGGCCAGGCGGGCTCCAGCCTCGCGAGCGGCGCGGTCCAGCTCGGCGGCAGCCGGGGCGCCTCCGGCTCCGGCGGGGGGATGGGGCCCAGCGGTGCGACCGGGTCCGGCGGCTCGGGCGGCTCCTCCGGCGCGGGCGGTTCGGCCGGTGCGGGCGGCGAGTCGGGCGCCACGGGCTCGGGCGGCGCGAACGGCGCGGCCGCGGCGGGCCGGGCCGGTGCCTCGGGTGCCTCAGGCGCCTCGGCGGCGGGCGGCGCGGCCGCGGCCGCCGGACCCGCGGGGGTCGCCGTCCTCGCGGCGGTGGCCGCGGCGCAGGTGGCCGGCGCCACGGTGACCGGCGCCGTCGAGGGCGCCGACGGCGAACTGGGCCACAACAAGTGATCCCCGCCGTCTGACCCGCCCCCGCCGTTCCTCTCCCCCTCCATGAACGGCCGCCGGGTTCCCGCTCCCCCCGCGGGAACCCGGCGGTCCCACCACGCCGTGCCCGACCCCCGTCACCTCCCGAAGGGAAACCGGACCCATGTCCACGGAAGCCGTCATCCATCCGACCTACGGAAACTGGCGCAGGCCACGACGGCCGGGGCTCGGGCCGCTCGGACTCGTCGGCACCTTCGGGGTCTTCGGCGGACTCGTCGTCACCCTGCTGGCGTCGCTGATCTCGCTGTACGCGGCGCTGGTCGTGCTCGTACCGACCGTCGTGTTCCTGGTGCCGCTCGCCGTCCGCACCCAGGACGGGCGCAACGTCTACCAGCTGATCACCCTGCGCATCGGCTGGTGGCGCCGCAAGGCGAAGGGCGCGCACCTGTACGTGTCCGGCCCGCTGTCCGCACGCCCCGGCGGCCGGTTCCGCCCGCCGGGCCTGCTCAACAAGGTCACCGCGACCGAGGGCCGGGACGCCTACGACCGCCCCTTCGGCGTCCTGCACCACCCGGTCCGCAACCTGTACACGATCGTCCTGGGCTGCGACCCCGACGGCGGCTCGCTCATCGACCCGGACCAGGTCGACGTGTGGGTCGCGCTGTGGGGCGAGTGGCTGGCGCGGCTGGCCCACGAACCGGGGCTGCGCGGCGCCACCGTGATCGTGGAGACCGCCCCCGACCCGGGCACCCGGCTCGCCCACGAGGTGCTGCCCCGCATCCACCCCGACGCCCCGCCGGCCGCCCGCGCGGTCATGGAGGAGGTCGTCGACCGCTACCCCAGCGCGTCGTCCGAGATGCACACCTACGTCACCCTGACCTACGGCGTCCCGCCGGGCCAGCGGCGCAAGAAGGACGACGTGATCTCCGATCTCGCCATCCGCATCCCGGGTCTGCTCAGCGGACTCGTGGCGGCCGGAGGCGGGGCCGCTTACCCGCTGTCGGCCGAGCGGATCGCCGAGGTCGTCCGGGTCGCCTACGACCCCGCCGTCGCCGCCGACGTCCTCAACGCCCGTGCGCTGGAAGGCGGTACGGGCCTGGAGTGGGACGACGCGGGCCCCGCGGCCGCCGTCGAGACCGTGAACAGCTACCAGCACGACTCCGGTGTCTCGCGGACCTGGCTGCTGACCCTGGCGCCGCGCGGCACCATCCGTTCCTCCGTGCTCCGGGGCATGCTGGAGGCCGCCCCGGGCACCCGCCGCAAGCGGGTCGCCCTGGTCTACCGGCCCATCGACCCCGCCACCTCGGCCCGCATCGTCGAGGCGGACCGGCGCAGCGCCCAGTTCATGGCCTCGTCCGGCAAGGGCATGGTGCAGGCCCGCGCGGCCTCCGAGGTCAGGGCGGCGGAGCAGACCGCGGCCGAGGAGGCCTCGGGCGCCGGTCTCGTGGAGTTCTCCCTGATGCTCACGGTCACCGTGGACAGCATGGAGGAACTGGCGGACGCGAGCGTCACCGTCCGCAACCTGACGGCGGCCTCCCGCGTGCTGATGCGGCCCGCCGACCGGATGCAGGCGGCGGCGTTCAGCTGCACCCTGCCCGCCGGGATCCTCCCCTGGGAGCAGACCCTCGTCCCGCACGAACTCCAGGAGGCGCTGTGAGCCGGCGCGAGCAGAAGCAGGCCGAACGGGCCGACCGGCTGGCCGAGGAGCGGCAGACGCTCACGGCCGTGGGCGGGGGCGCGGACGGGGGAGACGGCACGGCGGGCGCCCTGACCGAGGGGGCCTCGAAGGGGGCGGCGAAGGGCACGGCGAAGGGCGCTGCGAAGGAGACCTCGAAGGGCGCTGCGAAGAAGGCGTCCAAGGCTCAGGCGAAACCCAGGGAACTCTTCGTCCCGCACCGCGGCTGGTACGGCGTCGGCGGCGGCCGCGTCGGCTACATGGACCCTCCCACCATGTGGCGGGCCACCACCGTGCAGGCCTGCGGCATGTGGCCCTTCGCCGCCGGTTCCGGCTCGCCCATGACCGGCGTACCGCTCGGGCAGCATCTGTTCACCGGCGCCACCGTGTGCGGCGACCCGCTGAACTGGTTCACCCGGGCCCGCTACATCTCCAACCCCTCCCTGTTCATGCTCGGCATGCCGGGTCTGGGCAAGTCCACCCTGGTCAACCGCATGCTGATCGGGCTCGCCGCGACCGGTGTCGTCCCGCTCGTCCTCGGCGACCTCAAGCCCGACTACGCCGACACCGTCCGGGCGCTCGGCGGCCAGGTCATCTCCATCGGCCGCGGCCGGGGCGGCATCAACGTCCTCGACCCCGGCGCCATGGGCGAGGCCGCCGCGAAGATCGGCGGCGAGGCCGGGGAGGTCCTGAAGGCCGAGGCCCACGGCCGCGTGCTGAACATGGTCGCCGCCCTCATCACCATCGTCCGCGGCCGCCCCATGGACGACCACGAGCAGTCCGTCCTCTCCGCCGTCCTGCACCATCTGCGCGAACGGACCCCGGAAGGCCGGGCGGTGCTGCTGCCCGACGTGCTGCGGGTGCTGACCGAAGGCCCGCCCCGGGTACGCGCGGTCACCCTCGACCGCGGTGACGACGCCCGCTACCGGGACGCCGTGGACCCGTTGCACCGCTCCCTGCTCGGCATCCTCGACGGCCCGCTCGGCGACACCTTCGCCTCCGAGACGTCCACCCGGATCGACCCCGACGCGCCCGCCGTGTGCATCGACATCTCCGGCATCGGTGAGGCGGACACCCAGCTCACCGCCGCCGCGATGCTCGCCGCCTGGTCCGACGGGCTCGGCACGGTCGCCGCCTCGCACGCCCTCGCGGACGCCGGACTCGCGCCCAGGCGCTGGTTCTTCACCGTCCTCGACGAGCTGTGGCGCCCGCTGCGCGCCGCCTCCGGCATCGTCGACCGCATCGACGCGCTGACCCGGCTGAACCGCTCGCTCGGCCTGGGCGACGCGAAGATCACCCACACCCTCAAGGACGCCGAGGCCCTCGGCACGGACGCCGACCGCGCCAAGGCCCGCGGCTTCGTCGAGCGGGCCGGGATGGTGGTGTGCGCCGGGCTGCCGAAGACGGAGATGGAGGACCTCGGCAAGGTGGTCGGCCTCTCCCGGCGCGAGATCGAGCTCGTGTCGTCCTGGTCGTCGCCGCCCGGCTGGGGCGTCAACGGCGACAACGAGGAACCCCCGGGCCGCGGCCGCTTCCTCATCAAGGTCGGCGGCCGCCCCGGCATCCCCATCAAGGTCGCCATCACCGACGCGGAACGCCGGCTGCACAACACCAACACCCGCTGGACGCCCAACGAGGACGCCGTCGAGAAGGCCGCCGCCCGGGCCGCCGAACAGGTGGCACGGGCCGCGCGGGAAGGCCTCCACGGGCTCCCCGGCGCCCCCGGCGCCCCGGGGACAGAGGCGGCGGCCGGGCGGTGGACCGCGTGAGCGGCCCCCGCGGCGGGAGCGACCCGCACGACCTGCTGCCGTGGGCCGTCGTCGCCGTCGCCGGCACCGGTCTGCTGGTGTTCACCGTCGTCTGGTCCGGCGGCACCCTCGGCTCCGGGCTCTCCGGCAGCGGCTGGGCGGCGCCCCCGTTCGCCCTGTCCACCGTCACCCGTCTCGTCTCCGGCGGTCCCGGAGCGCTCTGGCCCGACGCGCCGGCCGCCGCCGTCTACGCGGGCATGCTCGGCCTGCTGACCCTCCTCGCGCTGCCCGTCGCCCTCCTCGTACACCTGCTCATGGGCCGCTCCGCCCGCCCCAAGGGCCTGGCCGGACGGCGGGAACTGGCCGCCATGTGCCCCAAGGGCATCGAGGCCCGCGCCCGCGAGCTGCGTCCCGGTCTCAAGGGCCGCGACCAGGTGCACCCGGACGAGACCGGCAACCTCCTCGGCGACCTGGAGCCCAAGGGCCCCGAACTGCGCAGCAGTTACGAGGACGTGGAGCTCGACCTCATGGCGCCCCGCGCCGGCAAGTCGACCGGGATCGCCGTGCCCCGGGTGCTGCGGGCCCAGGGCGCCGTGCTGCTCACCTCCAACAAGTCCGACGTGTACGCCGTCACCCGCGCCGAACGCGCGAAGGCGGGCACGGTCTGGACGTTCGACCCGCAGGGCATCGCCCACACCCCGCGCGCGATGTGGTGGAACATCCTCGGCGAGTGCCACACCATCGAGGGCGCCCGCCGGATGGCCGGCCACTTCGTCGCGTCCGTCAACGACGACACCGCGAAGAAGGACTTCTGGATCTCGGCCGCGCAGAACACCCTCACCGCGCTCTTCCTCGCGGCCGCCCGCGCCGGGACCCCGCTGACCGAACTCCTCGGCTGGCTCGCCGACCCCGCCGACCGCACCCCGGTCGACCTGCTCCGCGAGGTCGGGCTCGTCGCGATGGCCGAGCAGCTGCAAGGCACGGTGCGGGGCGCGGTGGAGACACGGGACGGGATCTACGAGACCGCCCGGCAGACCGTCTCCTGTCTCCTCGACCCCGAGATCCTCGCCTGGGTCACCCCCGACCCCGACCTTCCCGAGTTCCGTCCCGACCGGCACGTCCTCGGCCACGACACGCTCTACCTGCTGTCCAAGGACGGCGGCGGTTCCGCGGCCGGTGTCATCGCGGGGCTCGCGGACGCGACGATGCGGGCCGGGGTCGTGGCCGCCGAACGCATGGGCGGACGCCTCGACCCGCCCCTGACCGCGGTGCTCGACGAGGCGGCCAACGTGTGCCGCATCTCCGATCTCCCCGACCTGTACTCGCACTTCGGCTCCCGCGGCATCAACGTCGTGACGCTGCTCCAGAGTTACCGCCAGGGGGCCCGGGTGTGGGGCGAGGTCGGCATGGACGCGCTCTGGAGCGCGGCGACCGTCAAGCTCCTCGGCGCGGGCCTGGACGACGCCGACTTCGTCCAGAAGATCTCCACCCTCGTGGGCCAGCACGACGTCCGCACCCCGAGCGTCTCGCGCAGCAAGGACGGCACGTCACGCTCGTACTCCTACCGCCAGGAGGCCGTCCTGCCGCCCGACCGGATCCGCGCCCTGCCCAAGGGGACCGCGCTGCTCCTCGCGACCGGCGTCAGGCCCGCGCTGATCCGGCTGCGCCCCTGGTACAAGGAGCCCGGGGCCGGTGCCATCTCGGCGGCGGCGAGGGCGGAGACGGAGGCGATCACACGACGGGCGGCCGAACGGGCGCTGCCGGGCGTGAGTCTGGGCAAGCCGGCACCCGGCCGGGACGCCGCGCCAGCGTGAGCGTGCGCAGCAGCAGTTCGGCGGGCCCGTAGCGGACCCGGCTCATCAGCCAGGCGCCGAAGGCCAGTTGGAGGCAGTACAGCGGCACGCAGCCCGCGAGGACGAGGGCGGTGCCGACCCGGTCGTAGAGCCCGAGGCCGTAGCCGGTGAACACCAGGGCCAGGACGAGCGACTGGGTGAGGTAGTGGCTGAGCGCCATGCGCCCGGAGGCGGCGAGCACGTCGGCCACCGGGCGCGCGGCACCGGCCAGCAGGAGCACCGCGCACGCGTACGACGCCGTGAGGGCGGGTGCGGTCAGCAGCGACACCGCGTGCCCGACCAGGAACCACCGGCTGTCCAGGGGCCCGTTCGCACAGCACGCGGTCACGACCCCGCCGGCCAGGCCGACCGGCAGCCACCGTGTCAGGGTCCGCCGCAGCCACCGCCGGTCCCGGCCGCGCCGCTCCACCAGACCCGCCCCGGCCGCCGCCAGTCCCGCCAGGAACGCGGCCAGCATGTCCGGGGCGTACATCAGGTTGGCGCCGAGCGCGGTGGGCAGCTCGCGCAGATGCGCCCCGATCACCGACAGGGCGCCGCCCCGGTAGGCGGCCACGGTGTCCGCGACCCGGGGCGCGTACGCGGCCGGGGTCAGCGGCTCGGTGAGGGCGACGGTCAGCAGCCCGTACCCGAGCAGCAGCACGGCGAGGCCCGCCACCAGGGCGGCCGCGAGGCGCACGGCGGCCTCGGGCGTGAGGTCGCGCAGCCCGTAGAGGATCAGCCCGAGGGCGGCGTACGTCATGAGGATGTCGCCGGGGTAGAGCAGCACGGCGTGCGCGAGACCGAGGCCGAACAGGCCCGCCGTGCGCCGCAGATGGAGCGCGGGGAACACGGCGCCCGCCCGCCGGGCGGCCCGCCGGTGCAGGACGAAGCTGTAGCCGAACAGGAAGGAGAAGAGCTGGTAGACGGTGGTGGTCGCGGTCACCGCCCACGCGGCCGCCCGGTCCGCGGCGGAGGCGCCGGGACCACCGCCGAACGCGGTGTAGGGGCCGGCCATCAGCTGGGCGTTGACGAGCAGGATGCCCAGCGGCGCGAAGCCGCGCAGCACGTCGATCCCGTCCACCCGCCCGGAGCCGCCGGACCCTCCCGAGGTCTTCCCGAGCGCGGCCGGGCCAGGGCTCACGAGGACACCAGGACGCCGGTGCCGAACGCCAGGGTCGAGGACAGGAACCATCCGAACGACGGCGCCAGCAGATACCGCAGCGTCCACAGCCGGGCCGTGGCCGGCCGGTTCTGGGCGTAGACCACGGGCACGCTGCCGCCGACCGGCGGCAGCCCGCACAGCGGACCCCGCCATCCGGGGTCGAGGACCAGCCCCCGCCCCAGATGGTCGGAGAACACGACGAGTCCGCCCCGGCGCCGGTCCGAGGCACCGCGGGGCGTCACCCGGCCCATGACCCGCAGTCCGCGCACCCACAGTGTCACGGCCCCCAGCGCCGACCGTGTCGCCAGCGTCAGAAAGCCGAGGCCGAACCCCGTGCACAGCGCCAGCAGCACCAACTCCGCGCCCATACCGATCCCTTCGTCCGCCGACCGCACCTGGGACGCACAACGGGGCCCGCGTCCCACCGGTTCATACCCGCCCTTTGAACCACCGGACGCCACCGCCCCGTTGTGGGAACGACCCCGCCCCGCACACCTCGTGCGACGCCCATGGAAGGAGCTTCGGCACAGATGAGACGGACCTTGCGCGCACACGGCCGGCGGACGGCGGCGACCGTCACCCTGGCCCTCGCCCTGACGGCGACGGCCCCGCAGCCGGCCCGGGCCGAGCCCGGCACCCTCACCGAGGTGCGCGCCGAACTCGCGCGGCTCTATCACGACGCGGAGGTCGCCACGAACAAGTACGACGCCGCCGACGAGAAGGTGACCGGGCAGGAGAAGCGCGTCCGGGCGCTGCGGTCCCGGATCGAGTCGGCCCAGACGCGGCTCGACCGGCTCACCTCCCTGGCGGGAGCGGCGGCCCGGGCCCAGTACCGGGGGGACAGCCTGCCCGCCGAGATGCAGTTCGCCCTCTCCGACAACCCCGAACGCGCCCTGGACGACGCCTCCTTGGCCCGTCAGGCGCAGCAGGCGACCCAGGGGGTGCTGACCGCCCTGAGCAGCACCCGCGAGGACCTGGGGACCCGGACCGAGGAGGCCGCGGCCGAGCTGAAGCGGCTGCGGGCGAGCCGCGGCGCCCGTGACACCGAGCGGCGGGCGATCGAGAAGCACATCGCCGACGCGAAGGAGCTGGAGTCGCGGCTGGAGAAGAAGGAGGTCGAGCGGATCGCCGCGCTGGAG
Proteins encoded:
- a CDS encoding NlpC/P60 family protein encodes the protein MRRTLRAHGRRTAATVTLALALTATAPQPARAEPGTLTEVRAELARLYHDAEVATNKYDAADEKVTGQEKRVRALRSRIESAQTRLDRLTSLAGAAARAQYRGDSLPAEMQFALSDNPERALDDASLARQAQQATQGVLTALSSTREDLGTRTEEAAAELKRLRASRGARDTERRAIEKHIADAKELESRLEKKEVERIAALEKKEADDAQAKWVGTSILKRVGTEATPAGRKAIAFATRQLGKPYVWGAEGPDSYDCSGLTSQAWLAAGHPIPRTSEEQWRRLKHVPIEDMRPGDLIIYFSDASHVALYIGDGKIIQAPRPGRWVYVSPAASMEILGVVRPDA